A region of Diospyros lotus cultivar Yz01 chromosome 3, ASM1463336v1, whole genome shotgun sequence DNA encodes the following proteins:
- the LOC127796273 gene encoding uncharacterized protein LOC127796273 produces the protein MTGEAVNPKAYPLADAQLTITILDLVQQAANYKQLKKGANEATKTLNRGISEFIVMAADTEPLEILLHLPLLAEDKNVPYTFVSSKQALGRACGVTRPVIACSVTSNEGSQLKSQIQQLKDAIEKLLI, from the exons atg ACAGGGGAGGCTGTGAACCCTAAGGCGTACCCGCTGGCGGATGCGCAGCTGACTATAACTATACTGGACCTGGTTCAGCAAGCTGCCAACTACAAGCAGCTCAAGAAGGGCGCTAATGAAG CAACCAAGACATTGAACAGGGGTATCTCTGAGTTTATTGTGATGGCAGCCGACACTGAGCCGCTTGAGATTCTTCTCCACCTTCCTCTACTTGCGGAAGACAAG AATGTCCCGTATACCTTCGTTTCTTCAAAACAAGCCCTTGGCCGAGCTTGCGGAGTAACAAGGCCCGTCATTGCTTGTTCTGTGACAAGCAATGAGGGAAGCCAATTAAAGTCCCAAATACAGCAACTCAAG GACGCCATTGAGAAGCTGTTGATCTAA
- the LOC127797390 gene encoding nuclear pore complex protein NUP205-like isoform X2, whose product MVSPKQILSTVEASLHGPTPPTPSQRMELMLAIRRSLPSLQSLVSYPLPKPADRTQVQSKEVRLPDSSSISLDDQDVEIILEMRR is encoded by the exons ATGGTGTCGCCGAAGCAAATTCTCTCCACCGTGGAGGCGTCGCTGCACGGCCCAACCCCTCCGACGCCGTCGCAGAGGATGGAGCTCATGCTTGCCATCCGCCGCTCTCTCCCCTCCCTCCAATCCCTCGTATCATATCCC CTTCCGAAACCGGCTGACCGGACTCAAGTTCAGTCGAAGGAAGTCCGGCTTCCggattcttcttcaatttcgcTCGACGATCAGGATGTTGAGATT ATATTGGAGATGCGAAGATGA